A single region of the Phycisphaerae bacterium RAS1 genome encodes:
- the hutU gene encoding Urocanate hydratase translates to MSATSPPPFIRAPRGSQLSCKGWLQEAALRMLMNNLDPDVAEKPDELIVYGGIGKAARSWPDFERIVATLRRLENDETMLVQSGRAVGVIKTHTDAPRVLISNSMLVPKWATWDEFRRLEALGLIMYGQMTAGSWIYIGTQGILQGTYETFAALAKRHFGEGIEGSRDRGIKSRQQGTGNREQKDGGPAGAGTLRGKLVVTGGLGGMGGAQPLAATSNDGTFLAADVDRSRIEKRLKTCYLDKMTESLDEAIALAVAARDRQQAVSIGWVGNVVDLLRELIRRDITPDVLTDQTSAHDPLTGYVPNGVREQGTGSRDQRAWGAGRGAQGTGGGRDADRGTVRPLTYEQALRLREENPDRYVRESYRTMAEHVACMLELQRRGAITFDYGNNLRGHAKEAIERGYVTVDHLNSLLATRYSELDAFRIPGFVPEYIRPLFCEGSGPFRWAALSGEPADIAVTDRAVLETFPEEEHLCRWIRMAGEKVAFQGLPARICWLKYGQRAKMGLIFNRLVREKKVAAPIVIGRDHLDCGSVASPNRETEAMKDGSDAIADWPILNALINTACGASWVSVHHGGGVGIGYSIHAGQVIVCDGTAEADRRLQRVLTADPAMGVIRHADAGYELAQRVAHDKGVDLGGMGHGTP, encoded by the coding sequence ATGTCCGCAACCTCCCCCCCCCCCTTCATCCGCGCCCCGCGCGGCTCGCAGCTCTCCTGCAAAGGCTGGCTGCAGGAAGCCGCCCTGCGCATGCTCATGAACAACCTCGACCCGGACGTGGCCGAAAAGCCTGACGAGCTGATCGTCTACGGCGGCATCGGCAAGGCCGCCCGTTCGTGGCCCGACTTCGAGCGCATCGTCGCCACGCTGCGGCGTCTCGAAAACGACGAAACGATGCTGGTGCAGAGCGGCCGGGCGGTGGGCGTGATCAAGACGCACACCGACGCCCCGCGCGTGCTCATCAGCAACAGCATGTTGGTACCGAAATGGGCGACGTGGGACGAATTTCGCCGGCTCGAAGCGCTGGGCCTGATCATGTACGGCCAGATGACGGCCGGCTCGTGGATTTACATCGGGACGCAGGGGATCTTGCAGGGGACGTATGAGACGTTTGCGGCGCTGGCGAAACGCCATTTCGGCGAAGGGATTGAGGGATCGAGGGATCGAGGGATCAAGAGCAGGCAGCAGGGAACGGGGAACAGGGAACAGAAGGACGGCGGTCCCGCGGGTGCCGGGACGCTGCGCGGCAAGCTGGTCGTTACAGGTGGCCTCGGGGGGATGGGCGGGGCGCAGCCGCTGGCGGCGACGTCTAACGACGGGACGTTTCTGGCCGCCGATGTTGATCGTTCGCGGATCGAGAAACGTCTGAAGACGTGCTACCTGGACAAGATGACGGAGAGTCTCGATGAGGCGATCGCGCTGGCGGTCGCCGCTCGCGATCGGCAACAAGCCGTTAGCATCGGCTGGGTCGGCAATGTCGTCGATCTGCTGCGCGAGCTGATCCGCCGCGACATCACGCCGGACGTGCTGACCGATCAGACTTCGGCGCATGATCCGCTCACCGGATACGTGCCGAACGGCGTCAGGGAACAGGGAACAGGCAGCAGGGATCAGAGGGCCTGGGGCGCGGGGCGCGGGGCGCAGGGCACGGGGGGCGGGCGGGACGCCGACCGTGGGACAGTCCGGCCGCTTACCTACGAGCAGGCGCTTCGGCTCCGCGAGGAGAATCCGGATCGCTACGTTCGCGAGAGCTATCGCACGATGGCCGAGCACGTGGCGTGCATGCTGGAGCTGCAACGCCGCGGGGCGATCACGTTTGACTACGGCAACAACCTCCGCGGCCACGCGAAGGAAGCGATTGAGCGAGGATACGTGACCGTTGACCATCTGAACTCGCTACTCGCTACTCGCTACTCTGAACTTGATGCGTTCCGCATTCCCGGCTTCGTGCCCGAGTACATCCGCCCGCTCTTCTGTGAAGGCTCCGGGCCGTTCCGCTGGGCGGCCCTCTCCGGCGAACCCGCGGATATCGCCGTCACCGACCGGGCCGTGCTTGAGACGTTCCCGGAAGAGGAGCACCTTTGCCGCTGGATTCGCATGGCGGGCGAGAAGGTCGCGTTTCAGGGGCTGCCGGCGCGGATTTGCTGGCTCAAGTATGGCCAGCGGGCGAAGATGGGGCTGATCTTCAACCGCCTCGTGCGAGAAAAGAAAGTCGCCGCCCCGATCGTCATCGGCCGCGACCATCTGGATTGCGGCTCGGTCGCGTCGCCCAACCGCGAGACAGAGGCGATGAAAGACGGCTCGGACGCCATCGCGGACTGGCCGATCCTGAACGCGCTCATCAACACCGCCTGCGGCGCAAGCTGGGTCAGCGTCCACCACGGCGGCGGCGTCGGAATCGGCTACAGCATTCACGCCGGCCAGGTGATCGTCTGCGACGGCACGGCTGAGGCGGACCGGCGCTTGCAGCGCGTGCTGACGGCCGACCCGGCGATGGGCGTCATTCGCCACGCCGACGCCGGCTACGAGTTGGCCCAGCGGGTCGCCCACGACAAAGGCGTCGACTTGGGTGGCATGGGTCACGGTACTCCGTGA